From Vreelandella neptunia, the proteins below share one genomic window:
- a CDS encoding TrkH family potassium uptake protein codes for MTPFTPWFYRSRNVYRHWAPVFKIISILWVVLALFMLVPFVVLLIERDPDAPAFGVSILIVLGAAALTRLLTYRAALELKPWQMFILTAASWVTISGFASLPLVLGAPQLTFTNAVFESVSAITTTGSTILVGIEHFSDGLKLWRGLMQWMGGIGIIVMGIAILPFLKVGGMRLFHTESSDWSDKVMPRTGGIAKATLTIYVSLTLAAIGSYWFGGMTLLDATVHGMTSLATGGFANSDASFGAYADQPWLLWMGSFFMICGALPFVLYIRFIRTSRSALWKDQQVRGLLKLLLAAILMLSAWRVIQGDNWFESLTHVTFNVISVVTTTGYASDDYTQWGALPVVAFFYLTFVGGCSGSTSGGMKIFRFQIASLMLLNQLRYLIHANGVFTTRYNQQPVTSDISRSVVAFSFFFFITIAALALSLSALGLDLVTALSGAATAVTNVGPGLGDIIGPAGNFAPLPDAAKWLLCIGMLMGRLEILTVVVLLTPMFWRR; via the coding sequence ATGACTCCATTCACACCATGGTTTTACCGTAGCAGGAATGTGTATCGGCACTGGGCACCTGTTTTTAAAATCATCTCGATTCTCTGGGTTGTCCTAGCGCTGTTCATGCTAGTGCCTTTCGTCGTACTGCTGATTGAGAGAGACCCTGACGCACCTGCCTTCGGCGTTTCCATTTTGATTGTACTTGGCGCCGCAGCGCTCACTAGGTTACTCACCTATCGCGCAGCCTTAGAGTTGAAGCCATGGCAAATGTTTATTCTTACTGCCGCCAGTTGGGTCACCATTAGCGGTTTTGCCAGCCTGCCCCTAGTGCTTGGCGCCCCTCAATTAACCTTCACCAACGCGGTGTTTGAATCGGTATCGGCGATAACCACGACGGGTTCTACCATTCTGGTCGGCATTGAGCACTTTTCCGATGGATTGAAGCTATGGCGAGGGTTAATGCAGTGGATGGGCGGCATCGGCATTATCGTTATGGGCATTGCGATTTTGCCGTTTCTTAAAGTAGGCGGTATGCGGCTGTTTCACACCGAGTCGTCTGACTGGTCAGATAAAGTAATGCCACGCACTGGCGGTATTGCTAAGGCGACGCTGACGATTTATGTCAGCCTAACCTTGGCCGCGATTGGTAGTTATTGGTTCGGCGGGATGACGCTACTAGACGCTACCGTACATGGCATGACATCGCTGGCCACTGGCGGCTTTGCCAATTCTGATGCTTCATTCGGGGCTTACGCCGACCAGCCTTGGCTGCTGTGGATGGGCAGCTTTTTTATGATCTGCGGAGCACTACCGTTTGTTTTGTATATCCGCTTTATTCGCACCTCACGCAGCGCTTTATGGAAAGACCAGCAGGTACGCGGTCTATTAAAGCTACTGCTGGCCGCCATCTTGATGCTTAGCGCCTGGCGGGTCATTCAGGGAGATAACTGGTTTGAATCACTTACCCACGTCACCTTCAACGTGATTTCAGTGGTCACGACCACCGGTTATGCCTCTGATGATTACACCCAGTGGGGAGCGCTGCCGGTGGTCGCTTTTTTCTACCTGACCTTTGTGGGCGGATGCAGCGGCTCTACTAGCGGCGGGATGAAAATCTTCCGGTTTCAGATTGCCTCCTTAATGCTGCTTAACCAGCTGCGTTATCTCATCCATGCCAATGGTGTGTTTACCACTCGCTATAACCAGCAGCCGGTCACCAGCGATATCTCGCGCAGCGTAGTGGCCTTCTCGTTCTTTTTCTTTATCACTATTGCCGCACTGGCGCTTAGCTTATCCGCCCTGGGGTTGGATTTAGTCACCGCTCTTTCCGGTGCCGCCACCGCAGTCACCAATGTGGGGCCAGGCCTTGGCGATATTATCGGCCCCGCGGGTAATTTTGCTCCCCTACCCGACGCGGCGAAGTGGCTGCTATGTATTGGCATGCTGATGGGCCGATTAGAAATACTCACCGTCGTGGTGTTACTGACACCCATGTTCTGGCGGCGCTAG
- the malF gene encoding maltose ABC transporter permease MalF codes for MFTTNASRGLPRHRSRHVAERYSRWAMRSVIGLMVLALLWLVMAFYLHGQWVFALLFLVLGTSLGVVFSRRSLMSHRYIFPAVAGLGVFVIFPLVYTVGISFSNYSSDNLLSQERVRAQLTAQSYQAEGAAFSYSLYQQDELVRLYLESDAPAGDNDRLLSAAINLTNSEVRRAPTQAVDGPPEGEPLPMRAAIQARDALQALRLQTPGGTELRMAGLRQFAPMIDRYEIRDNGSLYDQQEGKVLTPDNDIGFFVTENGERITPGWPVNVGFTNYSKIFTDPDIRGPFMQIFVWTFVFAGLTVLFTLAVGFVLASLLQWDQLKGKAVYRTLLILPYAVPAFISILIFKGMFNQHFGEVNMILEALFGISPEWFTDPWLARTMLLIVNTWLGYPYMLLLCMGLIQSIPGDLYEASAVDGGGPITNLMKITLPLIIKPLTPLLIAAFAFNFNNFVLIALLTGGSPDILGASTPAGTTDLLVSYTYRIAFQDAGQNFGLAAAIATLIFLLVVGMSVVNLRLSKVKV; via the coding sequence ATGTTTACCACGAATGCTTCGCGGGGTTTGCCCCGCCACCGCTCCCGCCATGTGGCCGAACGCTATTCCCGCTGGGCAATGCGCAGCGTGATCGGGCTGATGGTACTGGCCCTGCTTTGGCTGGTGATGGCTTTTTATCTGCACGGCCAATGGGTATTTGCGCTGCTATTTTTAGTGCTTGGCACGTCGCTGGGCGTGGTATTCAGTCGACGTTCGCTGATGAGCCACAGGTATATTTTCCCGGCAGTGGCCGGGCTTGGCGTTTTCGTTATTTTCCCGCTGGTGTATACCGTCGGCATTAGCTTCAGTAACTACAGCTCGGACAACCTGCTCAGCCAGGAGCGCGTGCGCGCTCAGCTCACCGCCCAAAGCTACCAGGCAGAGGGGGCAGCCTTTTCCTATTCGCTTTACCAGCAGGACGAGCTGGTGCGCCTCTACCTGGAAAGCGACGCTCCTGCGGGCGACAACGACCGGCTACTATCCGCCGCGATCAACCTAACTAACAGCGAAGTCCGTCGCGCTCCAACCCAAGCCGTAGACGGCCCGCCCGAAGGTGAGCCGCTTCCCATGCGCGCAGCTATCCAGGCCCGCGACGCCCTCCAGGCGCTGCGCCTGCAAACGCCCGGGGGCACCGAGCTACGCATGGCGGGCCTGCGCCAGTTCGCGCCAATGATCGACCGCTATGAGATTCGTGACAACGGCAGCCTTTATGATCAGCAGGAGGGTAAGGTGCTGACGCCGGATAACGATATCGGCTTTTTCGTCACCGAGAACGGCGAACGCATCACCCCTGGGTGGCCGGTGAACGTGGGCTTCACCAACTACAGCAAGATCTTCACCGACCCGGATATACGCGGGCCGTTTATGCAGATATTTGTCTGGACCTTCGTGTTTGCCGGGCTCACCGTACTGTTCACGCTGGCCGTGGGGTTCGTCCTCGCCTCGCTGCTGCAGTGGGATCAGCTCAAGGGCAAGGCGGTCTATCGGACGCTGCTGATACTGCCCTACGCGGTTCCAGCGTTTATTTCGATTCTGATTTTCAAAGGCATGTTCAATCAGCATTTTGGTGAGGTGAACATGATTCTGGAGGCACTGTTCGGCATTTCCCCAGAGTGGTTTACCGACCCCTGGCTAGCCCGAACCATGCTGCTGATCGTCAATACCTGGCTGGGTTACCCCTACATGCTGTTGCTGTGCATGGGGCTGATTCAGTCGATACCCGGCGATCTTTACGAGGCCTCGGCGGTAGACGGCGGCGGGCCGATCACCAACCTGATGAAGATCACTCTGCCGCTGATCATCAAACCACTCACGCCGCTGTTAATCGCCGCCTTTGCATTCAACTTCAATAACTTCGTACTGATTGCGCTGCTCACCGGGGGCAGCCCGGACATTCTGGGTGCCAGTACGCCCGCGGGCACCACCGACCTGCTGGTGAGCTATACCTACCGCATCGCCTTCCAGGATGCCGGCCAGAACTTCGGTCTGGCGGCAGCCATTGCTACGCTGATTTTCCTGCTGGTGGTGGGCATGTCGGTGGTGAATTTGCGGCTTTCCAAGGTTAAAGTTTAG
- the malG gene encoding maltose ABC transporter permease MalG: protein MAMVQPRSIRARRWGAQMALIGFVSLIVFPLLLVISISFREGNFASGSLIPERFSLEHWSLALGIPWERPDGSIVQPPFPVLLWLWNSIKVAVVSSVLILMLATTSAYAFARMRFKGKEPLLKGMLIFQMFPAVLSLVALYALFDRLGQFVGWLGINTHGALIVASLGAVALHIWTIKGYFESIDGSLEEAAMVDGASTWQAFRYILLPLSVPILMVVFILAFVMSIMEYPMASVLLVDEHKLTLAVGAQQYLADHNQRWGDFAAAAVLSGLPITVAFLICQRWIIGGLTAGGVKG from the coding sequence ATGGCGATGGTACAACCCCGCTCCATTCGCGCACGGCGATGGGGCGCCCAGATGGCGCTGATCGGCTTTGTTTCACTGATCGTGTTTCCGCTGCTGTTGGTAATTTCAATCTCGTTTCGTGAGGGAAACTTTGCCTCGGGGAGCTTGATCCCCGAGCGCTTCTCGTTGGAGCACTGGTCACTGGCGCTGGGTATTCCCTGGGAGCGCCCGGACGGTAGCATCGTCCAGCCCCCCTTTCCGGTACTGCTGTGGCTGTGGAACTCCATCAAAGTAGCAGTCGTGTCATCGGTATTAATTCTTATGTTAGCAACCACCAGCGCCTACGCCTTTGCCCGTATGCGCTTTAAGGGCAAGGAGCCGCTGTTGAAAGGCATGCTGATTTTCCAGATGTTCCCCGCCGTGCTCTCGCTGGTGGCACTCTACGCGCTGTTCGACCGGCTGGGTCAGTTCGTCGGCTGGCTGGGGATCAACACCCATGGCGCGCTGATTGTCGCCTCGCTCGGCGCAGTGGCGCTGCACATCTGGACGATCAAGGGCTACTTCGAATCCATCGACGGGTCGCTCGAAGAAGCCGCCATGGTGGACGGGGCAAGCACCTGGCAGGCGTTTCGCTACATCCTGCTGCCGCTGTCGGTACCGATTCTGATGGTGGTGTTCATCCTGGCCTTTGTGATGAGCATCATGGAGTACCCCATGGCGTCGGTGCTGCTAGTGGATGAGCATAAGCTCACCCTCGCGGTGGGCGCCCAGCAATACCTGGCCGACCACAATCAGCGCTGGGGCGACTTCGCCGCTGCTGCCGTGCTCTCGGGGCTGCCAATCACTGTGGCCTTCCTGATCTGCCAGCGTTGGATTATTGGCGGGTTAACCGCCGGGGGCGTTAAAGGTTAA
- the pgl gene encoding 6-phosphogluconolactonase, with amino-acid sequence MSQARQQLAEQLAEAVFQGLQEDLNHQERVLLVVSGGSTPVPFFKALAAKPLPWDRVDVTLADERWVDEQSSDSNAKLVREHLLQGEASAATFIPLTCSAATPEEGVDEVAKQAESLAWPASVVILGMGGDGHTASLFPDSPELTLALATEELLVAVRTPSQPQPRITFSADRLHQARRHILHITGEDKRAVLAKALNGDDVRQLPIRAFLTCPLAIYWAP; translated from the coding sequence ATGAGCCAAGCACGCCAACAGTTGGCCGAGCAGCTTGCCGAAGCTGTGTTTCAAGGGCTGCAAGAAGATTTAAACCACCAGGAGCGCGTCCTACTGGTGGTTTCTGGTGGCTCTACGCCAGTGCCCTTTTTTAAGGCACTGGCGGCCAAGCCGCTGCCCTGGGATCGGGTAGATGTAACGCTGGCCGATGAACGTTGGGTAGACGAGCAGAGCAGCGATAGCAACGCCAAGTTGGTGCGTGAGCATCTTCTACAGGGCGAAGCATCGGCGGCCACTTTTATACCGTTAACTTGCAGCGCGGCTACGCCTGAAGAGGGCGTTGATGAAGTTGCCAAGCAAGCGGAATCGCTAGCGTGGCCTGCCAGCGTGGTGATTCTAGGTATGGGCGGTGATGGTCATACGGCGTCACTATTTCCCGATAGTCCTGAACTGACCCTGGCCCTTGCCACCGAGGAGCTGTTAGTGGCGGTAAGAACGCCTAGTCAGCCGCAACCCCGGATCACCTTTTCCGCCGATCGCCTGCATCAGGCGCGGCGGCACATTCTACATATTACAGGCGAAGATAAACGCGCCGTATTGGCCAAGGCACTCAACGGCGACGACGTTCGTCAACTGCCTATTCGTGCCTTTTTAACCTGCCCGTTGGCAATTTACTGGGCGCCTTGA
- the zwf gene encoding glucose-6-phosphate dehydrogenase, whose protein sequence is MSQSTASQGAPLGDPNNAIDLALFGALGDLAMRKLFPALYHLDREGLMPESTRIMGLARHEHDAASFRKMVNDALQKRLKSSEQDKQSLERFLARLDYLKLDFSSVEGYDAIRQWRKGSPRPMVVYLSVGAPIYGDICRHLQASKSLDDESRVVVEKPIGYDLHSSIEINDAIGQVFPESRIYRIDHYLGKETVQNLIALRFANPLFGTQWNQNNISHVEITVAEKVGIEGRWGYFDQAGQLRDMVQNHLLQLLCLIAMDPPSNLDADAIRDEKVKVLKALKPFVGEALGRDVVRGQYIAGTSDGQSVPGYLEEEGANTQSQTETFVAMKTEVSNWRWAGVPFYLRTGKRMPEKLSQIVIHFRQQPHYIFDPDQRGIASNKLIIRLQPEEGIALQVLTKDSGLDKGMRLRPGPLHLDFNSAFPKSRIPDAYERLLLEVMKGQQYLFVRRDEIEHAWRWCDQLIDGWKKRDTPPRRYPAGSWGPVASIAMITQDGRSWYEDY, encoded by the coding sequence ATGAGCCAGTCCACTGCTTCCCAAGGTGCACCGCTGGGCGATCCGAATAACGCTATTGATTTAGCGCTGTTTGGGGCGCTGGGTGATCTTGCCATGCGCAAGCTATTTCCTGCCTTATACCATCTTGATCGCGAAGGCTTGATGCCTGAAAGCACGCGCATTATGGGGCTGGCTCGCCATGAGCATGACGCTGCATCGTTCCGGAAAATGGTTAACGACGCGCTGCAGAAACGGTTGAAAAGCAGCGAGCAGGATAAGCAGAGCCTCGAGCGCTTTCTCGCCCGCCTAGATTATTTAAAACTCGATTTTTCCAGCGTTGAGGGTTACGACGCCATTCGCCAGTGGCGAAAGGGCTCTCCGCGCCCAATGGTGGTCTATCTCTCCGTTGGTGCGCCTATTTATGGCGATATCTGCCGTCACCTGCAGGCCAGTAAAAGCCTGGACGATGAGTCCCGTGTGGTGGTTGAGAAACCCATCGGCTACGACCTGCACTCATCCATTGAAATTAACGACGCCATTGGTCAAGTATTTCCCGAATCGCGGATTTACCGTATTGACCACTATTTAGGTAAAGAGACCGTACAAAACCTGATTGCGCTGCGTTTTGCCAACCCGCTGTTTGGCACTCAGTGGAATCAGAACAACATCTCCCATGTGGAAATTACCGTTGCCGAAAAAGTGGGCATCGAAGGGCGCTGGGGTTATTTCGACCAGGCGGGTCAACTGCGGGACATGGTGCAAAACCACTTGCTGCAGCTGCTGTGCTTAATCGCCATGGATCCACCCTCCAATCTGGATGCCGATGCCATTCGCGATGAGAAGGTTAAAGTGCTTAAAGCGCTCAAGCCGTTTGTGGGCGAAGCGCTTGGCCGTGATGTGGTTCGCGGCCAATATATCGCCGGCACTAGCGATGGCCAGTCGGTGCCGGGTTACCTGGAAGAAGAGGGCGCCAATACCCAGAGCCAGACCGAAACCTTTGTGGCCATGAAAACCGAAGTGTCTAACTGGCGCTGGGCAGGCGTGCCTTTCTACCTGCGCACCGGTAAACGCATGCCGGAGAAGCTCTCGCAGATCGTCATTCACTTCCGTCAGCAGCCTCACTATATCTTCGATCCGGACCAGCGCGGCATCGCCTCTAATAAGTTGATTATTCGCCTGCAGCCGGAAGAGGGTATTGCCCTGCAAGTATTGACCAAAGATAGCGGTTTGGATAAAGGCATGCGTCTGCGCCCGGGGCCGCTGCATTTGGACTTCAACAGCGCATTTCCCAAATCGCGGATACCCGATGCTTACGAACGCCTGCTGCTCGAAGTCATGAAAGGCCAGCAGTACCTGTTCGTGCGTCGCGATGAAATTGAACACGCCTGGCGCTGGTGCGACCAGCTCATTGATGGCTGGAAAAAACGCGACACGCCGCCGCGTCGTTATCCAGCAGGCTCTTGGGGGCCGGTCGCTTCTATTGCCATGATTACTCAGGATGGCCGCAGCTGGTACGAGGATTATTAA
- the malE gene encoding maltose/maltodextrin ABC transporter substrate-binding protein MalE: MATLRYFIRPLLTATLAASATLPAFAFEDDRLTIWMGDNKGQEGIQLLANQFLEETGIEVEVVFPDNLTDRFQQAAGSGQGPDIVIWAHDRIGEWAQSGLLKQIAPSDSFRESFYDFSWEAALWNGETYGYPISVESLGLIYNKALVDTPPESFAELMQLDETLSREGKKAILFDYSEPYYGWTLLAANGGYPFKQTDAGYDVTDIGVNNEGAVQGAELLVELIESDVVPRGTDYSIMDNRFNKGEVATMISGPWAWPNLERSGIDYGVALLPKVGDERAKPMFGVMTAMINSASPNDFLAVEFLENYLLSEEGMRTFNSDGSLGAVAHIDYQAELADNPNIAATLENAEVGMPMPNIPEMGAFWAAMEPALQNIGSGRQSPQEALDAAARRMRQ; the protein is encoded by the coding sequence ATGGCAACGCTACGCTACTTTATCAGACCGCTACTGACAGCCACTCTGGCTGCCAGCGCTACCCTGCCAGCCTTCGCGTTCGAAGATGACCGCTTAACCATCTGGATGGGCGACAACAAGGGCCAGGAAGGCATTCAGCTGCTGGCCAATCAGTTTCTTGAAGAGACGGGCATCGAAGTTGAGGTGGTCTTTCCGGATAATCTGACAGACCGTTTTCAACAGGCGGCAGGTAGTGGCCAAGGGCCGGATATCGTGATCTGGGCACACGACCGGATTGGCGAGTGGGCACAAAGCGGCCTATTAAAACAGATAGCGCCTAGTGACAGCTTCCGTGAGTCTTTTTATGACTTCTCTTGGGAAGCTGCCCTGTGGAATGGCGAAACCTATGGCTACCCCATTTCAGTGGAGTCACTCGGCCTAATTTACAACAAAGCTCTGGTGGACACGCCACCGGAGAGCTTTGCCGAGCTAATGCAGCTGGACGAGACGCTTTCCCGAGAGGGTAAAAAAGCCATCCTGTTCGACTACAGCGAGCCCTACTACGGCTGGACGCTGCTAGCCGCTAACGGTGGCTACCCGTTTAAACAAACTGACGCAGGCTACGACGTTACCGATATTGGCGTTAACAACGAAGGCGCCGTACAGGGTGCTGAGTTGCTGGTCGAGCTGATCGAAAGCGACGTGGTGCCGCGGGGAACCGACTACAGCATCATGGATAATCGTTTTAACAAGGGCGAAGTGGCGACCATGATTAGCGGCCCCTGGGCCTGGCCGAACCTTGAGCGCAGCGGCATTGATTACGGCGTCGCCCTGCTTCCCAAGGTCGGCGACGAACGTGCCAAGCCCATGTTTGGCGTTATGACGGCAATGATCAACTCAGCGTCGCCCAATGACTTCCTGGCCGTCGAGTTCCTGGAAAACTACCTGCTCAGCGAGGAGGGTATGCGCACCTTCAACAGCGATGGGTCGCTGGGGGCCGTGGCCCACATCGACTATCAGGCCGAGCTTGCCGACAACCCCAACATCGCGGCTACCCTCGAGAACGCTGAAGTCGGTATGCCGATGCCGAACATTCCTGAAATGGGCGCCTTCTGGGCAGCCATGGAACCCGCGTTGCAAAACATCGGCAGCGGGCGTCAATCCCCCCAGGAAGCACTGGATGCCGCCGCGCGGCGTATGCGCCAGTAG
- a CDS encoding sensor histidine kinase, with protein sequence MTLRKSMFKSFGQIVNQLRLPMPSEILIALASTLVALLIAWGLYTWLALANLSLIFLTAVLASAVLAGSYAALLCAVLGFLTFNFCFTVPHFSLAVEEQEQLLTLLFFLLVALVVGKIAGDSRQRLLELSAARLAEEQERLRSALLSSVSHDLRTPLASIIGAASSLRTLDAQLSRQDRFALLDGVLSESERLNRYIQNLLDMTRLGHGDMKIERDWVAFDDLVASARKRLGSALEGFQVEQHWPKELPLLYVHPALIEQALVNVLENAARFSPPNGHITIEAQCRDEKRAGDQPILLFSVTDQGPGIPEALRERVFDMFVTGNDGDRSLHGSGLGLAICRGMLGAHAGQIQASPGPDSIGTRITMTLPLSAPSKDAENDH encoded by the coding sequence ATGACGCTTAGAAAATCGATGTTTAAATCCTTTGGGCAGATTGTGAACCAGCTGCGCTTGCCAATGCCGTCAGAAATCCTGATTGCGCTGGCGAGCACGCTAGTTGCTCTGCTGATCGCCTGGGGCCTATATACCTGGCTAGCCTTGGCTAATCTTTCGCTGATTTTTCTTACCGCGGTTCTCGCCAGTGCTGTGTTGGCAGGAAGCTACGCAGCTCTGTTATGTGCTGTGCTGGGCTTTCTGACGTTTAATTTTTGCTTCACCGTTCCGCACTTTTCGTTAGCGGTTGAAGAGCAAGAGCAACTGCTAACACTGCTGTTCTTTCTATTAGTCGCATTGGTCGTCGGCAAGATCGCCGGAGATAGCCGCCAACGCCTGCTGGAGCTGAGCGCCGCTCGCTTGGCTGAAGAGCAGGAGAGATTGCGTTCAGCGCTGCTATCGTCGGTTTCCCACGACCTGCGTACTCCACTAGCGTCAATTATCGGCGCGGCCAGCTCGCTTCGCACCCTGGATGCACAGCTCAGCCGACAGGATCGCTTTGCGTTATTAGATGGCGTGCTAAGCGAAAGCGAACGCCTTAACCGCTATATACAAAATCTGTTGGATATGACCCGGCTAGGGCATGGCGACATGAAAATTGAGCGCGACTGGGTGGCGTTTGATGATTTAGTCGCTTCAGCACGAAAGCGCTTAGGCAGCGCCCTTGAAGGCTTCCAAGTAGAGCAGCACTGGCCAAAAGAGCTACCCCTGCTTTACGTTCACCCCGCCCTGATTGAGCAAGCGCTGGTCAACGTGCTTGAAAATGCGGCGCGCTTCTCACCCCCTAATGGCCATATCACTATCGAAGCCCAATGTCGTGACGAGAAAAGGGCTGGAGATCAGCCTATCTTATTGTTTTCGGTTACCGACCAAGGCCCAGGCATACCCGAAGCACTGCGCGAGCGCGTATTCGATATGTTTGTCACCGGTAACGACGGGGATCGCAGCCTGCACGGTAGCGGCTTGGGGCTGGCGATTTGTCGGGGAATGCTTGGCGCCCACGCGGGTCAAATCCAGGCAAGCCCTGGGCCTGACAGTATTGGCACCAGGATTACCATGACGCTGCCTCTATCGGCACCCAGCAAGGACGCCGAGAATGACCACTGA
- a CDS encoding bifunctional 4-hydroxy-2-oxoglutarate aldolase/2-dehydro-3-deoxy-phosphogluconate aldolase translates to MTIDKQLPSTRTAELDSICLKAEVIPVITIERLEDAVPLGRALVEGGLTVLEVTLRTDCALEAVKRMREALPGASIGVGTVLTPAQYRQAEQVGADFVVTPGATEALYRYGVESPVPMLPGVSTVSELMTGWQYGYRRFKFFPAESSGGAKAIKAFGAPIPEARFCPTGGITVDNADDYLSLPNVMCVGGSWLTPKAMVEAEDWDGIRELARQSAERFHH, encoded by the coding sequence ATGACTATCGACAAACAGTTACCTTCTACGCGCACTGCAGAGCTGGATAGCATCTGCTTGAAAGCCGAGGTGATTCCGGTCATCACTATCGAGCGTTTGGAAGATGCGGTACCACTAGGCCGCGCCCTGGTAGAGGGTGGCTTAACCGTGCTGGAAGTTACCCTGCGTACCGACTGCGCGCTAGAAGCAGTGAAGCGTATGCGTGAAGCGTTGCCCGGTGCCAGCATTGGCGTGGGCACAGTGCTGACGCCTGCCCAGTACCGCCAGGCCGAGCAGGTTGGTGCTGACTTTGTAGTAACACCAGGCGCAACCGAAGCTCTCTATCGTTATGGCGTTGAAAGCCCGGTGCCCATGTTGCCGGGGGTCTCGACGGTTTCTGAGCTAATGACGGGCTGGCAGTACGGCTATCGTCGATTCAAGTTCTTCCCAGCGGAATCCAGCGGTGGAGCCAAAGCGATCAAAGCGTTTGGTGCGCCGATTCCAGAAGCCCGCTTCTGTCCCACCGGCGGCATCACCGTCGACAACGCCGATGACTATCTATCGCTGCCCAATGTGATGTGCGTAGGTGGCTCCTGGTTAACACCCAAAGCAATGGTAGAAGCGGAAGATTGGGATGGTATCCGTGAGCTGGCGCGCCAGTCCGCGGAGCGTTTTCATCACTAG